In the Elizabethkingia bruuniana genome, AAATATTCTTCGTTTAGTCAGATAAAAACAGGTGAAATTGACTGGAATAAAATTTTTGAAGACTGTAGCTGGTTTCATTGGACAGCGATTACTCCAGCTTTAAACGAGGAGCTTGCAGAAGTAATGAAGGAAGCATTAGAGATTGCTTACTCAAAAGGAATTACTATATCTGTAGATTTAAACTATAGGAATAAATTATGGCAATACGGAAAAAGTCCTCTGGAAGTAATGCCCGAACTGGTAAAATATTGTCATATTATCATGGGAAATATTTGGGCCTCTCATAATATGTTGGGAACTTCCATTGATAGTAATCTAAATAGAAATACAAGCCCTGAAGAGTATTTTGAATTTGCTAAAAAGAACAGCATAGATCTGTTTTCTGAATATAAAGATGCCAGAATTGTGGCAAATACCTTCCGCTTTATGGATAATTCAAACCATAACCTTCTTTTTGGATCCATTCATTCAAGAAATAAGAGCTTAATAAGCCCGATATATGAAACCAATGACATTATAGACCGTATTGGCAGTGGTGATGCATTTATGGCTGGTGCAATAGCCTCATTGTATCAGGATCTCGATTTACAGAATATAATAGACAATGCAGTACAGGAAGGTTATCACAAGTTATTTGTAACAGGAGATTTTAGTAATACTAAATAAGTAAAATGGAAAAGACACTCAACTATATTGAAAAGCATCCGGTAATTCCGGTTTTTTATCACGACAATCCTGAAGTTTGTAAAAAAGCATTAAAAGCTTCATATGATGGAGGAGTAAGGGTATTTGAGTTTGTAAACAGAGGTGCAAATGCAATCTCCAATTTTGAAATATTACAGCAATATAAAGATCAATACTTTCCCGATCTAAAATTGGGCATTGGAACAATTAAAAGCAAAGAACAGGCTCAAACATTTTTAAATCTTAATACAGATTTTCTGGTAAGCCCTGTTTTTGATGCAGACATTGCACCAATAGCCAATCAACATGGCAAACTATGGATTCCAGGATGTATGACCCCTTCAGAAATCAATCAGGCAGAAAAAGCCAATTGTAAGCTTATTAAACTATTTCCGGGGGATTTACTCGGAACAAAGTTTTTAAAGGCTATAAAGCCCTTATTTCCTGGCTTAAAATTCATGCCAACCGGAGGAGTGAAACTAAATAAGGAAAATATACACAGCTGGTTTGAAGCCGGAGTTACTTCTGTTGGACTTGGCTCCAGTTTATTCCCTGCAGATTTCGACACTGCAGAAGTAACCAATCAATTAAAGAAAGTATTCAGTTATATTGAAGAAGCGAGGAAGTTATAAGTTAAGAATGAATAGTAATAAGATCGCAAGGTTTATAGGTTTAAGAGCTTTTATAACTTTATCCCCAGTCTTTATAACCTCTGCAGCCATTATAACTCTATCACATCCGTAACTATTATAACCTGCATAACTTACATAACCAGTATAACCCTCCTGGTTTGATAGAATGTTTTAGGAATATCCTAAAAACGAAAAAGCCTCTGCATGAATATGCAAAGGCTTTTCAAAAATAAAAACTGGCGGCGACCTACTCTCCCGCGTTAGCAGTACCATCGGCGCTGGTGGGCTTAACTTCTGTGTTCGGAATGGGAACAGGTGAGCCCCACCGCTATAACCACCCTAAAGTTTGTTATATATTTTTGGTTGTTCGTTATCGGTTTCTGGTTATCGGTCTTACACCTACAACTCTTATCCAATAACTACAAACCATTTTCGGTAGTTTCAACATCACAAAGGCATAACCTTTAGCGCACTCCTTAAGTATTTTTGCAAAGCTTACTTATTGCTTTTAGCTTTAAGCCTTATTAGGCTATAAATCTACGGGTAATTAGTACTACTCGGCTATGACATTACTGCCTTTACACCTATAGCCTATCAACGTCGTCATCTACAACGACCCTTAAAAGATGTCTCATCTTGAGGCGAGTTTCGCACTTATATGCTTTCAGTGCTTATCTCTTCCAAACATAGCTACTCAGCGGTGCACCTGGCGGTACAACTGATACACCAGAGGTTTGTTCAATTCGGTCCTCTCGTACTAGAATCAAGCCCTCTCAAACATCTAACGCCCGCAATAGATAGAGACCGAACTGTCTCACGACGTTCTGAACCCAGCTCGCGTGCCACTTTAATGGGCGAACAGCCCAACCCTTGGGACCTTCTCCAGCCCCAGGATGTGACGAGCCGACATCGAGGTGCCGAACCTCCCCGTCGATGTGAGCTCTTGGGGGAGACTAGCCTGTTATCCCCGGAGTACCTTTTATCCTATGAGCGATGGCCCTTCCATACGGAACCACCGGATCACTATGTCCTGCTTTCGCACCTGATCGACTTGTAGGTCTCACAGTCAAGCACCCTTATGCCATTACACTCTACGCACGGTTACCAAGCGTGCTGAGGGTACCTTTGAAAGCCTCCGTTACTCTTTTGGAGGCGACCACCCCAGTCAAACTACCCACCACGCAATGTCCTTCCGTAGAAGTTAGGCTCCAAGTAAACAAAGGGTGGTATTTCAACGTTGGCTCCACAAACACTAGCGTGCCTGCTTCACAGCCTCCCACCTATCCTACACATTGTTTACTCGAAGTCAATACGAAGTTATAGTAAAGGTTCACAGGGTCTTTTCGTCCCATTGCGGGTAATCGGCATCTTCACCGATACTACAATTTCACCGAGCTCGTGGCTGAGACAGTGCCCAGATCGTTACACCATTCGTGCAGGTCGGAACTTACCCGACAAGGAATTTCGCTACCTTAGGACCGTTATAGTTACGGCCGCCGTTTACTGGGGCTTCAGTCAATGCCTTCGAGTTACCTCTAAGCACCTTCCTTAACCTTCCAGCACCGGGCAGGTGTCAGACCCTATACAGCATCTTTCGATTTAGCAGAGTCCTGTGTTTTTGATAAACAGTCGCCTGGGCCTCTTCACTGCGGCCTCCCCGGAGGGAGGCGTCTCTTCTTCCGAAGTTACGAGACTATTTTGCCTAGTTCCTTAGCCACGACTCACTCGAGCACCTTAGGATTCTCTCCTCGACTACCTGTGTCGGTTTTGGTACGGGCAGTATATTTCGCTTTTCTTGGAAGCGGGTCCCCAGGATTATCAGCGCATCCGAAGATTTGCTGTACTATCGTAACCTCGCAGTTACTTCAACGTACTATTCCGTCAGTACGCACCTAGTTTCCAACTCCGTCACTTTTATTAATATACTGGTACGGGAATATTAACCCGTTGTCCATCCACTACGCCTGTCGGCTTCGCGTTAGGCCCCGACTAACCCTCAGCTGATTAGCATGGCTGAGGAAACCTTAGTCTTTCGGTGAGGGGGTTTCTCGCCCCCTTTATCGTTACTTATGCCTACATTTTCTTTTCTATCCGCTCCACAATACCTCACAGTACTGCTTCGGCGCAAATAGAATGCTCCCCTACCCAGTATTAAATACTGCCATAGCTTCGGTAATATGCTTATGCCCGATTATTATCCATGCCGGACCGCTCGACTAGTGAGCTGTTACGCACTCTTTAAATGAATGGCTGCTTCCAAGCCAACATCCTAGCTGTCAATGCAGTCCAACCGCGTTCTTTCAACTTAGCATATATTTAGGGACCTTAGCTGTTGGTCTGGGTTCTTTCCCTCTCGGACATGGACCTTAGCACCCATGCCCTCACTGCCGACAATCATTTATTAGCATTCGGAGTTTGTCAGGAATTGGTAGGCGATGAAACCCCCGCATCCAATCAGTAGCTCTACCTCTAATAAACTATATCGACGCTGCACCTAAATGCATTTCGGGGAGTACGAGCTATCTCCCAGTTTGATTGGCCTTTCACCCCTACCCACAGGTCATCCGAAGACTTTTCAACGTCAACCGGTTCGGTCCTCCACTTTGTGTTACCAAAGCTTCAACCTGCCCATGGGTAGATCACAAGGTTTCGCGTCTAATCCCACTAACTAAGCGCCCTATTCAGACTCGCTTTCGCTACGGCTCCGGACCTTAAGTCCTTAACCTCGCTAGTAAGATTAACTCGTAGGCTCATTATGCAAAAGGCACGCCGTCACAGCATATAGCTGCTCCGACCGCTTGTAGGCGTACGGTTTCAGGTTCTATTTCACCCTTCTATTCGAAGTGCTTTTCACCTTTCCTTCACAGTACTTGTTCACTATCGGTCTTTCAGGAGTATTTAGCCTTGGAGGATGGTCCCCCCATATTCAGACAGGATTTCACGTGTCCCGCCCTACTCATTTATCATCTATGTATGCCTTTCATATACGGGGCTATCACCCTCTATGGCCACACTTTCCAGTGTGTTCTATTAAACATATAAAGACTTTTGGGCTAATCCGCTTTCGCTCGCCACTACTTACGGAATCTCTTCGATTTCTTTTCCTCCGGGTACTTAGATGTTTCAGTTCTCCGGGTTTGCTTCTCGTCCGAAGACGAGATGACATATCTTCAATATGCCGGGTTGCCCCATTCGGACATCTGCGGATCAACTCGTGTGTGCCAATCCCCGCAGCTTTTCGCAGCTTACCACGTCCTTCTTCGCCTCTGAAAGCCTAGGCATCCGCCATACGCCCTTAACGATTTCTTTCCTAATTTTATTTTACTCTGCACTCAAGGAGTGCTCGGTTATCTCTTTGTGATGTCAATTTTACCGTTAATGTCAATGATCTTTAATTCTTTCTGTCTTCCTGATAAACGAATATTTGTTTTGGCTCTATTCGTATACTTGTATCAGTCCAACAAAACTGTGGAGAATAAGGGAGTCGAACCCTTGACCTCCTGCGTGCAAGGCAGGCGCTCTAGCCAGCTGAGCTAATTCCCCCTCTTAGTTAAGATGTTAGTCTTTAGTCCTTAGATTCTAGTATTAAACTAAATTCTAATTTCTTATTTCTAACCTCTAATTTAATTAGTAGTCTCGGGCAGGCTCGAACTGCCGACCTCTACATTATCAGTGTAGCGCTCTAACCAGCTGAGCTACGAGACTTCAATTTTAATTTTAAATTTTAAATCCTTAATTTTAAATTCAATCTAAAACCTATTATTTATAATCTAAAATCTCTCTATCCCTGTTACTAATCTAAGGGGTTATCTTTTTTATAGCAACCAAAGTAAAACCAAAGCTGTGCTTTGTTTAAGTAAGCAGTACATTTAAGTACCTTAATTTTGTTTATCGTCCTTTGGACGCTCTAAAATGAGATGTTCCAGCCGCACCTTCCGGTACGGCTACCTTGTTACGACTTAGCCCTAGTTACTAGTTTTACCCTAGGCAGCTCCTTTTACGGTCACCGACTTCAGGTACCCCCAGCTTCCATGGCTTGACGGGCGGTGTGTACAAGGCCCGGGAACGTATTCACCGCGCCATGGCTGATGCGCGATTACTAGCGATTCCAGCTTCATAGAGTCGAGTTGCAGACTCCAATCCGAACTGAGACCGGCTTTCGAGATTTGCATCCTATCACTAGGTAGCTGCCCTCTGTACCGGCCATTGTAGCACGTGTGTGGCCCAAGACGTAAGGGCCGTGATGATTTGACGTCATCCCCACCTTCCTCTCTACTTGCGTAGGCAGTCTCACTAGAGTCCTCAACTTAATGTTAGCAACTAGTGACAGGGGTTGCGCTCGTTGCAGGACTTAACCTAACACCTCACGGCACGAGCTGACGACAACCATGCAGCACCTTGA is a window encoding:
- a CDS encoding ketohydroxyglutarate aldolase → MEKTLNYIEKHPVIPVFYHDNPEVCKKALKASYDGGVRVFEFVNRGANAISNFEILQQYKDQYFPDLKLGIGTIKSKEQAQTFLNLNTDFLVSPVFDADIAPIANQHGKLWIPGCMTPSEINQAEKANCKLIKLFPGDLLGTKFLKAIKPLFPGLKFMPTGGVKLNKENIHSWFEAGVTSVGLGSSLFPADFDTAEVTNQLKKVFSYIEEARKL
- a CDS encoding sugar kinase: MKGKIICFGEALVRYQPAEDSFFNESNKVMAFPGGSEANVAVKLGQTGLPVSYISAAPDNQITREFLKILKDNNVETDGFLYRGDRIGSYILLSANGLSKGEVIYDRKYSSFSQIKTGEIDWNKIFEDCSWFHWTAITPALNEELAEVMKEALEIAYSKGITISVDLNYRNKLWQYGKSPLEVMPELVKYCHIIMGNIWASHNMLGTSIDSNLNRNTSPEEYFEFAKKNSIDLFSEYKDARIVANTFRFMDNSNHNLLFGSIHSRNKSLISPIYETNDIIDRIGSGDAFMAGAIASLYQDLDLQNIIDNAVQEGYHKLFVTGDFSNTK